Proteins encoded in a region of the Triticum dicoccoides isolate Atlit2015 ecotype Zavitan chromosome 3A, WEW_v2.0, whole genome shotgun sequence genome:
- the LOC119269389 gene encoding protein LURP-one-related 8-like, producing the protein MARVHPNMVAAPGAVDEAPASSAVDGPTTLTVWRKSLLFDCKGFTVFDAEGNLAYRVDSYASESGDEVVLMDAAGRPAFTVRRKRFTLQGEQWLVFSGEETRRPVYTVRRSGRGKTLAHVTACAGTGAGPSYEVEGSYARRSCVVYDGERRAVAEIRPKEVVGTDVFRLAVQPGVGVPLAMAVVVALEQMFARPSLLRSWST; encoded by the coding sequence ATGGCGAGGGTTCACCCCAACATGGTGGCCGCGCCGGGCGCCGTCGACGAGGCGCCGGCCAGCTCCGCGGTGGACGGGCCGACGACGCTGACGGTGTGGCGCAAGTCCCTGCTGTTCGACTGCAAGGGGTTCACGGTGTTCGACGCCGAGGGCAACCTTGCCTACCGCGTCGACAGCTACGCCTCCGAGAGCGGCGACGAGGTCGTCCTCATGGACGCGGCCGGCCGCCCCGCCTTCACCGTCCGCCGCAAGCGGTTCACCCTGCAGGGCGAGCAGTGGCTCGTCTTCTCCGGCGAGGAGACGCGGAGGCCCGTGTACACCGTCAGGCGGAGCGGCCGCGGCAAGACGTTGGCGCACGTGACGGCGTGCGCGGGCACCGGCGCTGGGCCGTCTTACGAGGTGGAGGGGTCGTACGCGCGGCGGAGCTGCGTGGTGTACGACGGCGAGCGGCGCGCGGTGGCGGAGATCAGGCCCAAGGAGGTGGTCGGCACGGACGTGTTCCGCCTGGCGGTGCAGCCCGGCGTGGGCGTGCCGCTCGCCATGGCAGTGGTGGTGGCGCTGGAGCAGATGTTCGCGAGGCCGTCGCTCCTCAGGAGCTGGTCCACATAG